TTTGGTTGGTGATTCAATTATTGTTGAGTTGAAAGCTGTGGAAAAGTTATCTCCTATTCATGAAGCGCAGGTTATTTCTTATTTAAAAATGACTAATTGCCCTCTTGGTCTTTTGATTAATTTTAATGTTCCCGTTCTCAAAGAAGGTATTAAACGAATTATCCTTTCTTCTTAACTCTTCCTCTTCTTCTCTCTTCTTCCTCTTCCTTCGTGTTCTTCGTGTCTTCGTGGTTCGTTAAAATTCATATTTTAAACACAAACAGAAAAAATAATTATTGCATTCTATGGAAATTGAAGAAATACAACCTAATATTCTAGGGGAAAAAACTTTTGAATTAATATGCCACTGGAATAATAATTTTGATAAGCCAGAAGAAATAGAGAAATCATCAGAATATAATATTTTTCGCCAATATGTAGAAATACCTTTTGAAATATTTTGTGAAGAAGTAGCTAAAGGGTTGCCTCCATATTTTAGTATTAATTTGATTAAAAAAACTCAAGATACTCTAAGAAATAAAAATACTTTATGTTTAAGAGCTTGTTTTACCAGAAGTAGATTATTAAATATCGAAATGACAAACGGCGGAATAGTCCTATTTACTGATAAAAATGTTCATGAAGAAATGATCAATAAAATAGCTAAAAATAAACCTGAAGAATTCGCAAGTTTACTTCTTAAAAGTTATCTGAAGATCGAACCAAATCAATTTACATTGCCTTGGTTTCATATCCGTAGCAATTCCTATATATCTTTAATCAACAAAGTACAAGGATGGTTTAAACAATGGCTACCGTTGATAATACTAGCAACTTGTGACGATCCTATACCACTTATTAATCATTTATACAATCCCAATAACTATGATTTAGACTGGGATGAAACAGGATTTTCTGAAAAAGAATTACAATGTTGGTTACGTGCTATCAATCGAAAAGGACAAGCTATTATATATGGTTCACCAGGAACAGGAAAAACATTTATTGCAAAACAATTAGCACAACAATTAGTTGGTAATTATGGTTTTTATGAACTTGTCCAATTTCATCCAGCATACACCTATGAAGACTTTATTCAAGGTATCCGCCCTCAAAGTGAAGATGGTAAATTAACATATCCACTTGTTCCCGGTAGATTTTTAGAATTTTGCAAAAAAGCAGAATTTTGTCAAGATACTTGTGTTCTGATAATAGATGAAATAAACCGTGCAAATTTACCACAGGTTTTTGGTGAATTAATGTATTTACTAGAATACCGTGATCAAGAAATTCCTCTTGCTGGTGGTAATAAATTTCGTATTCCTGAAAATGTCCGTATTATCGGCACAATGAACACCGCAGATCGTTCTATTGCACAAATTGATCACGCTTTACGTCGTCGTTTTGCATTTATTGAATTGCGTCCTAATTATGATTTGATTCTGAAATATCATGATGATTTAAATTTAGCTAATAATTTAATTAAGATTTTAAAAGAATTAAATCACGCAATTGATGACAAAAACTATGAAATTGGTATTTCTTTCTTTTTAACTCCTAACCTTAGAGAAGATATAGAAGATATTTGGAAGATGGAAATTGAACCTTATTTAGAAGAATACTTTTTTAATAACCCAGAAAAAGTAGATAAGTTTCGCTGGAATAATATCAAGTAATGACTAACTATATGAACTCAACAAATTTACAAATTATTGAAATCACAGAATATCAAAATAAATATTTTTCTCATGATGAAATTTCCGAAGAATACGGAATTACATTATATGAAAAATATCAAAACCAAGTAGATGTAGAATTTCCTAGTTACAAAACTCGCTATCAATGGAAATTAACCGCTAAAGGTTGGCATTTTTAAAACAACTCTTTTCTGAAATTATCTAGCCATATCTGGGACGATGTTCCGCTTACTCATTTCTGATATTGAGTAGAGATAGATATCAGTGGTGAACATAGCGATCGCTATTTGAAGAATGTAACCTCAATTTTGAGAAGTCAGGATCTGGGTATTAGAAACTCCTTAATAACTTGATTATTTTTTGAATTTCAGGAAATATAAGAGTTTTTGCTGTAGGTATAATCAATATTTTCGATTATCCTAGCTTTAGAGGGTTTTCGAGCAATTTCAGGGGAAATACCAAAAATGAACGCTATTAAGAAGATAGGAATTACTGCTATATCTGGAATGATGCTTTTAACACTACCATCCGTAGCCACAGCTAATGATCCGGGTGGTTGTTTTATGGTGACATCATCAGGTAAAACAGTCAGTTTGGGACAACTCTGCGGAATGACACCACCACCATCAACTCCCAAGGTTTTTAGAATACCTATTAAGCGTCGTATTGGTAAGACTCCGATTATAGATGTTACATTTAATGGTAATCAGGTTTTTGAGATGGTTGTTGATACTGGTGCTACTGGGATTTTGATTACCCAAGAAGTAGCCACAGCCCTGAAACTCCAACCTTCGGGAACGATGAAAGCCAGTATTGCCGATGGTAGCATAGTAGAATTTAAAACTAGCAATGTCTTGACAGTTTCTGTGGGTGGTGCTGTGCTGAATAATGCTAAAGTTGCGATCGCTCCCAAAGCTAGGATCGGGTTGCTAGGCCACGATTTTTTTGAGAAATATGATCTTAAAATCCTAGAAAAGCAAGTTGAATTTTATCCGCGTTAACACAGTTGATATCTGTATAAAATATTTACACCCTGGCTATTTAAACCAGGAGTATAAAAATTTAAATACAGAATTACAAACGTTGCAGTAAATTTAAACCGTGGGTATCAGTACCGCAGGTGTTAAATAGACCGTATTCTTCCGCTAACAGTTGCACTTCTTCCGATTCCACTACACATGGTTTCCAAGGACTGGGGTTTTTATAAGCGTAGAAAGCCTCAACGCCATCAATTCCGTATTCCGCAGCTTTGGGAATCAAATCAAAGTGCGATCGCCTGTAACGTGCTGGATGAGCAAGTACAGCTAGTCCTCCAGCGTCATGAATAGCTGCAATGACGTTAGCTGCTTGATAATCTCTGCCTATAGTCGCTTTTCTTTGCAGATAAGCTTTGATGCTGGAGTTTTCTATTTCAAACCCATAAGCCAAAATATGAACTTCTACATCCAACAAATTGGCATTAATTTCTACACCACTCCATAGGTGAGGAATACTGGTATCAGGATTACTCCATCTCCAGTCTTCTAACCAAGCGTGTGCTGCTTGATAACCACCAATACTATGATGGTCAGTAATTGCCAGCCCTTTTAAACCAATAGCGATCGCCTGTTCCATGAGTATATTCGGCTGCAATTTTCCATCCGAGTATACAGTGTGCATATGAAAGTTGAAGAACCTGGGACAGCTTTGAGCATCAATGCTTTGGAATACTTGTTTTAAAAGTTCTGTGGAAGCAGTAGTCCGGGCAAAATTTACAACCATAACCCCCTCTGAACAACAATATGCGATTTTGAATAAACCAACAAGCCACACTTACACAAGAGAAATTACTAGCACCGCAAACTAGTATTGGCCGCTACGCTTTCGGCTACAGTAATAATTTTTTTAGATTTGTTAAGACTACGTTAGCAAATCTCAATGCTCATGGTCATGAGTATTTTTGATTACTTCTATAAATAAATTCTAAAATTTTACCTAAATTTCTCTAAATACTGATAATATTTTAGCGCGAAGCCTTAAAAAAAGTTTGGCTTGATCAGAATTATTCTTTCTACCAAGCCGAAAACCCTACTCAACATTGGCTAGAATGTTTACTTTTGACTAAAGTTCTAAGTAATAAGACCTAATAATTCACCAGTTCCGGTCACAACTTCACCAATGGTATAAGCGGGAATATCCTGTGATTGAAAATGGGAAATGGCTTCTTCTGCTTGATGGGGTGGCAATAATAGCACAAATCCAACTCCCATATTGAAAGTATTATACATAGCTTCAGCACCAACAGAGCCAGCTTCAGCTAACCACTGAAACACAGGAGGAATAGTCCAACTACCAGGATTAATTTTAATAGCTTGACCTGTTCCCAGACATCGGGGTAAATTTTCTGGTAAACCCCCACCGGTAATATGAGCCATACCGTGAATTTCTAAGCCAGTTTTTAGGGCAGCTAAAACAGATTTAACGTAAATGCGGGTAGGTGTGAGGAAAGCTGCACCGATAGTTTCCCCATTTAATAAATCTGGGGTATCATCCCAAGAAAAACCGCCATCACTAACAATCTTTCTTACCAAACTCAAACCATTGCTATGAACACCAGCACTAGCTAAACCGATGGCCACATCCCCGACTTGTACCTGGGAACCATCCAACATTCGGCTTTTTTCTGCTATTCCTACACAAAAACCAGCCAAGTCATATTCACCCACTTGGTAAAAACCTGGCATTTCTGCGGTTTCTCCTCCCAATAAAGCCGCACCAGATAGTTTGCAACCAGCAGCTATTCCTGCCACTACTTGAGTTAACTGCTCTTTATCTAGCTTACCTGTAGCTACATAATCTAGAAAAAATAGCGGTTCTGCTCCCGATGTTAGCACATCATTAACACACATCCCCACTAAATCAATGCCAACGGTATCATGGCGGTTGAGAATTTGAGCAATTTTTAGCTTTGTACCGACACCATCAGTTCCAGATACCAAAACCGGTTCTTTATAACCTGTAGGCAGTTGAAAACAGCCCCCAAAACCCCCCAAACCTCCAATTACTTCCGGTCTAAAGGTACTATGAACCAAATTGCGAATTTGGTCTACAAAAGCTCTACCTGCTTCAACGTCAACACCTGCATCCCGATAATCCATGCCTAGTTACACCGTTATCATTCTGATTTTAACCCAGTCTTCTATGATTACATAAAACAGGGAATAGGGAACAGGGAACAGGGAATAAATTGGTGTGTACTTCATTAGACTGGGAAACGCTATATTTTTAATTATAAATTACGAATTAAATTGTAATTCATAAATAGCTATTGGTGCATCTTTGCCTTTAACTTTAACAGATTTATCTATAAGTTTCAAAGCAAATGATTCAGGATGGCATAAGCTTTTAACTACAGATTCTGTTAATAAAATACCACACTCATATTGCTTTGTTAGTCCTTCAATACGGGAAGCAACATTGACTGCATCACCAATAACTGTAGAATCCATGCGGGAGTTAAAACCCACTGTACCCATAACTACTGTACCACGATGGATGCCGATACCAACTGCAATAATTGGTAATCCTTTTTTGGCTCGCTCATAATTAAACAGTTCTAAAACCTGTTGCATCAAAATTGCTGCTTTTAGGGCTGAGTCTGTAGCTTCATCGTCAAACAATGCCATAATAGCATCACCTATATATTTATCAATAAAACCACCATATTCATCTATGGCTTTTCCCATACAAGCTAAATAGTCATTTAAAAATAAAAAAATTTCCATCGGTGTCATCGCTTCAGACATGGAAGTATAACCACGAATATCGCAGAATAAAATGGTCATTTTCCGCGTGGAAGCTATACCCACATCAATATTTTCTATTCCTTCGGGAGCGATAACGGAAACAAATTTATCTGGTACAAATTTCTCAAATGATTCTAATGTCTTTTGCAATTTACTAAACGATATCTGCAATGCGGATGACATTTCATTTACTGAAGTTGCTAATGCACCAATTTCATCTTCACGATTATAAATATCTGCTCGATGCTGCAAATCTCCATTGGCAATTTTAGCAACACTCATCTGTAACCGCTGTACGGGAACACTTAACTGGCGTGCTAAAATGTAGGCACACACCCAACCAACAGCCAATCCTACAGAACCCACTATCAAAGCTTGATTAACTGCATTGGTAACGGCACGGTTTACTCTTTTCAAGGATATACCTATTC
This region of Anabaena sphaerica FACHB-251 genomic DNA includes:
- a CDS encoding McrB family protein, encoding MEIEEIQPNILGEKTFELICHWNNNFDKPEEIEKSSEYNIFRQYVEIPFEIFCEEVAKGLPPYFSINLIKKTQDTLRNKNTLCLRACFTRSRLLNIEMTNGGIVLFTDKNVHEEMINKIAKNKPEEFASLLLKSYLKIEPNQFTLPWFHIRSNSYISLINKVQGWFKQWLPLIILATCDDPIPLINHLYNPNNYDLDWDETGFSEKELQCWLRAINRKGQAIIYGSPGTGKTFIAKQLAQQLVGNYGFYELVQFHPAYTYEDFIQGIRPQSEDGKLTYPLVPGRFLEFCKKAEFCQDTCVLIIDEINRANLPQVFGELMYLLEYRDQEIPLAGGNKFRIPENVRIIGTMNTADRSIAQIDHALRRRFAFIELRPNYDLILKYHDDLNLANNLIKILKELNHAIDDKNYEIGISFFLTPNLREDIEDIWKMEIEPYLEEYFFNNPEKVDKFRWNNIK
- a CDS encoding retropepsin-like aspartic protease family protein, which gives rise to MNAIKKIGITAISGMMLLTLPSVATANDPGGCFMVTSSGKTVSLGQLCGMTPPPSTPKVFRIPIKRRIGKTPIIDVTFNGNQVFEMVVDTGATGILITQEVATALKLQPSGTMKASIADGSIVEFKTSNVLTVSVGGAVLNNAKVAIAPKARIGLLGHDFFEKYDLKILEKQVEFYPR
- a CDS encoding PHP domain-containing protein, whose amino-acid sequence is MVVNFARTTASTELLKQVFQSIDAQSCPRFFNFHMHTVYSDGKLQPNILMEQAIAIGLKGLAITDHHSIGGYQAAHAWLEDWRWSNPDTSIPHLWSGVEINANLLDVEVHILAYGFEIENSSIKAYLQRKATIGRDYQAANVIAAIHDAGGLAVLAHPARYRRSHFDLIPKAAEYGIDGVEAFYAYKNPSPWKPCVVESEEVQLLAEEYGLFNTCGTDTHGLNLLQRL
- the purM gene encoding phosphoribosylformylglycinamidine cyclo-ligase; amino-acid sequence: MDYRDAGVDVEAGRAFVDQIRNLVHSTFRPEVIGGLGGFGGCFQLPTGYKEPVLVSGTDGVGTKLKIAQILNRHDTVGIDLVGMCVNDVLTSGAEPLFFLDYVATGKLDKEQLTQVVAGIAAGCKLSGAALLGGETAEMPGFYQVGEYDLAGFCVGIAEKSRMLDGSQVQVGDVAIGLASAGVHSNGLSLVRKIVSDGGFSWDDTPDLLNGETIGAAFLTPTRIYVKSVLAALKTGLEIHGMAHITGGGLPENLPRCLGTGQAIKINPGSWTIPPVFQWLAEAGSVGAEAMYNTFNMGVGFVLLLPPHQAEEAISHFQSQDIPAYTIGEVVTGTGELLGLIT
- a CDS encoding adenylate/guanylate cyclase domain-containing protein, whose amino-acid sequence is MKILTFRSIRTQIMTSTTLLILGLVTAIVTVWAKSESNLYRQEKVNDAKIISNILSYTYSNEFSEENWSQIRLNLDLLIRENEEIVYVFVSDSSQDNQIVAASPSEFQNNYVPDVVSLDVTNNALKSSKSTHIIETFILRDIYFANKLRGKKGEQVMEVASDIRTLSGRKLGKLRIGISLKRVNRAVTNAVNQALIVGSVGLAVGWVCAYILARQLSVPVQRLQMSVAKIANGDLQHRADIYNREDEIGALATSVNEMSSALQISFSKLQKTLESFEKFVPDKFVSVIAPEGIENIDVGIASTRKMTILFCDIRGYTSMSEAMTPMEIFLFLNDYLACMGKAIDEYGGFIDKYIGDAIMALFDDEATDSALKAAILMQQVLELFNYERAKKGLPIIAVGIGIHRGTVVMGTVGFNSRMDSTVIGDAVNVASRIEGLTKQYECGILLTESVVKSLCHPESFALKLIDKSVKVKGKDAPIAIYELQFNS